One window of the Trifolium pratense cultivar HEN17-A07 linkage group LG2, ARS_RC_1.1, whole genome shotgun sequence genome contains the following:
- the LOC123907189 gene encoding diacylglycerol O-acyltransferase 3 has protein sequence MEVSGTVLRQITYISGVGTNPRSHGVVPRRDVVRVRMSSMESGFRDDGHVQYYQDTKNREPVMTTKKKLKLLKRFTKNVSSFPQLGFASDSNQPNLLEHLQNLTTGGGEELLRELEKVRAEEKELKKKMKQEKKKAKSKASKMKTCDKSSSSSSESESSDSECGEVVDMNTFRGTSVGVATKPVEELELQPPASPAALLPQQTTIGAEGSTQHHHVMDVCSTNDASVVGFKKETNVVIPAAQKRIEVCMGNKCKKSGAAALLEEFEKVVGVEGAGSVVGCKCMGKCKSAPNVRIQNSVDHSMVQGLDDSVKIPSNPLCIGVGLEDVDTIVARFLGESHEDLGIAAATS, from the exons ATGGAGGTTTCCGGCACCGTTCTCCGTCAGATAACCTATATCTCCGGCGTTGGAACCAACCCCCGTTCTCATGGCGTGGTTCCACGGAGAGACGTTGTTAGAGTGAGAATGTCTTCAATGGAGTCTGGTTTCCGTGACGATGGTCACGTTCAGTATTACCAAGATACCAAAAACAGAGAACCTGTTATGACTACtaagaagaaattgaaattgCTCAAACGTTTCACTAAAAACGTTTCATCTTTTCCTCAATTAGGGTTTGCTTCAGATTCAAATCAACCCAATCTCTTGGAGCACCTTCAAAACCTCACCACG GGTGGTGGTGAGGAATTACTGAGAGAGCTAGAGAAAGTAAGAGCAGAGGAGAaggaattgaagaaaaaaatgaaacaagagAAGAAAAAAGCTAAATCTAAAGCCTCCAAGATGAAAACTTGTgataaatcttcatcttcatcctctgaatctGAGTCAAGTGATAGTGAATGTGGTGAAGTTGTTGACATGAACACCTTCAGAGGAACTAGTGTTGGTGTTGCCACAAAGCCTGTGGAGGAATTGGAGTTGCAGCCACCGGCTTCACCGGCGGCTTTACTGCCCCAACAGACCACTATTGGTGCTGAAGGTTCCACACAACATCATCATGTTATGGATGTGTGTTCTACAAATGATGCTTCTGTTGTTGGGTTTAAGAAAGAGACTAATGTGGTTATCCCTGCAGCTCAAAAGAGGATTGAGGTATGCATGGGTAACAAATGCAAAAAATCAGGGGCTGCTGCATTGTTGGAAGAGTTTGAGAAGGTGGTGGGTGTTGAAGGCGCTGGTTCTGTTGTTGGATGTAAGTGTATGGGGAAGTGTAAAAGTGCTCCTAATGTGAGAATTCAGAATTCCGTGGATCATAGCATGGTTCAAGGACTTGATGATTCTGTTAAGATTCCAAGTAATCCTCTCTGCATTGGGGTTGGTTTGGAGGATGTGGATACTATTGTGGCTAGATTTTTAGGGGAGAGTCACGAAGATTTGGGTATTGCTGCTGCAACTTCTTGA